AATGATTGGTATGTGTCATCACAAAGACCTAATGAGAAAGTTAGTTCTAAgtgttttctttataatttaaaattttttcttagctTGGAAAGTCCATAATCACTTTGTAAAGACTGAGACCATGGATCCAGATCAAGAAGAGATGACATTGACAAGCAGCAAACTAAATGAAGAGAATATCAAAAGTAGATAAGACTGTACTTGCTGAGGAAGCTCAGAATCTGTTAGCAAGATGATGACAGTTTGATGACAGTATGGGCATTACTATAGAGAAAGGAGGGTGAGTTTGCCATACTATGGTATATGGAAGATCAGACAGTGCAAAGTAAGGCAGGCAAGTGGGGTCTGTGATAAATTGATCAACAACTGCAAGACTGGCAGCAGCTGGATCCATAGCCCTGGCCTAGGCAACCAGGCAGGCAGACACAGGTGGGGTGGTAGCATCTCCTTGTGCAGTACACGGGTCCAGAGCAAACAGGCTGGCAGCAGCTGGACCCACAGCCACTGGACCCACAGCAGGAGTTGGACCCACAGCCGCTAGACTCACAGCAGCTGGGCTGGCAGCAGCTGGACCCACAGCCACTGGACCCACAGCAGCTGGGCTGGCAGCAGCTGGACCCACAGCCGCTAGACTCACAGCAGCTAGGCTGGCAGCAGCTGGACTTACAGCCACTAGACCTGCAGCAGCTGGGCTGGCAGCAAGGCTGGCAGCAGCTGGACACACAGCAGCAGGGCTGGCAGCAGGGTGTGCGGCAGCAGCTGGTCACACAGGTGGGCTTGAAGGTGGTCCTACAGCAGGTGGTTTGGCAGCAGGGCTGGCAGCAGCTGGAGCCACAGCTGGAGCCACAGCAGCTGGGCTGGCagcagggtgtgcaggagcaggTCACACAGGCTGGTTTCCAGCAGGTGGTCCTGCAGCAGGTGGTCCTGTAGCCAGTGGGCTGGCAGCAAGGGGAGCAGCAGCAGTCACTCATGGTGGCAGGTGTGGAGGGTGGATCCTGTTCACAGGCAAGTTTCCTAGAATCTgatgtttcctttgcttttgtaCCTTTTATATACGGTACCCCAATCTTGGAACCAATGAGCAGAACCTGTCTTTGTTATTGTTTATGCCAATTACACTAATCTATTGGGAAATGCTCCCAGGAGGACGGTGTTCCTTAAGTATAATGAATTTTCTTTGAGTAAGTGATGTTTGCTTTTCTAATGGGTAAATAGCCAGTCAAAACCCTTTTCCTGAAATGAGAAATCGGTCATCATTTTCTGCAACAGTTAAACACTAAttctcactttatttattttaattaataaatgattttgcagtgctgggaatcacatgtgctaggtaagcactgtaccacgaagctacacccccagccctaaaccTCAGTTTTAAAATCAAATGTAGTATTTGGTCACCTAACAGTTCCAGCTTAGCTTGGTGAGAGGTCAGAACCATTTCCAGTCTCCATCTGTTTTCCCTGGGTGCAACTTTGAGAAGCACTTCTGTAGAGAAGGTGGTGTTGATAAGTCACAGAGATGAGTGAAAACCAAGTTTCAGGAGACTGCAGATACTCCCTGTAATGTAGAAATTAGTATAAAAGATTTATCCTCTTGCTCTAAATGATAATGTAACCTGGGTAAATATATAAAACCAATGTTACAGGTTTTGAACAGTGATCAGCTGTATGCTATGACCCTTGAAGGACAGAACTACATGAGGTACGACCTAAATAGTAATTCACCCATCCATTCCCTTATGGAAAagtttaaaattccaaatatatcCTGTAGGAAACATTGAGTGGTAAACTCATCCAAAACACCTGTGCATCTCTTAAGAAGGTAACTTCGAGAAACCATCTGTGAAATACATGAGGATCTTCTCAGCATGGCCAGGGAGAAATAAGCCTGAAATTGGGAACTTTTTATGGGTCTTCCATGGAAATAGATTGCCCAATGCACTTGACCTTCTCCTTGGCTCTGC
This window of the Ictidomys tridecemlineatus isolate mIctTri1 chromosome 3, mIctTri1.hap1, whole genome shotgun sequence genome carries:
- the LOC106144761 gene encoding uncharacterized protein LOC106144761, which produces MSDCCCSPCCQPTGYRTTCCRTTCWKPACVTCSCTPCCQPSCCGSSCGSSCCQPCCQTTCCRTTFKPTCVTSCCRTPCCQPCCCVSSCCQPCCQPSCCRSSGCKSSCCQPSCCESSGCGSSCCQPSCCGSSGCGSSCCQPSCCESSGCGSNSCCGSSGCGSSCCQPVCSGPVYCTRRCYHPTCVCLPGCLGQGYGSSCCQSCSC